Proteins from one Natrinema versiforme genomic window:
- the trxA gene encoding thioredoxin has translation MATDARGASGESLDEPIYIEGRSHLEDVTTAHDVVLVDFYADWCGPCQMLNPVLEQLADTTEAVIAKVDVDEHQQLAGSFGVRGVPTLALFADGEQVEQQSGALPEDRLRSLIERYTE, from the coding sequence ATGGCAACTGATGCACGCGGTGCCTCCGGAGAATCGCTCGACGAACCGATCTACATCGAGGGGAGAAGCCACCTCGAGGACGTCACAACGGCGCACGATGTCGTTCTCGTGGACTTCTACGCCGACTGGTGTGGCCCCTGTCAGATGCTCAATCCCGTCCTCGAGCAGCTCGCGGACACGACCGAGGCCGTGATCGCCAAGGTCGACGTCGACGAACACCAGCAACTCGCGGGCTCGTTCGGCGTTCGGGGTGTGCCAACGCTAGCCCTCTTCGCTGACGGCGAGCAGGTCGAACAGCAGTCCGGCGCGCTGCCGGAAGACCGACTCCGTAGCCTGATCGAGAGATACACCGAATGA
- a CDS encoding class I SAM-dependent methyltransferase — protein MVSRRTVRAIAALLGLTLLAGLGYALRWRSNPSPCPYAQRHAINFPRPVITRSRLRDVLKPQPSERLLEVGPGTGYYTGMVARAIEPSGTLHAVDVQSEMVEHVRTRMRQEGNPNVEPIRSDARSLPYPDDTFDAAYLILVLGEIPDQERALDELERVLKPDGRLVIGESLPDPHFVGFEGLRRRVEQRGLTFGARVGTRVGYFTRFDAAISDRSADSVE, from the coding sequence ATGGTTTCTCGTCGTACCGTACGAGCGATCGCCGCCCTGCTCGGACTCACGCTGCTCGCCGGACTCGGATACGCCCTTCGGTGGCGATCGAACCCATCACCGTGCCCGTACGCCCAGCGCCACGCGATCAACTTCCCGCGTCCGGTCATTACTCGCTCCCGGCTGCGCGACGTACTCAAGCCCCAGCCCAGTGAACGTCTTCTCGAGGTCGGACCGGGAACCGGCTACTATACCGGGATGGTCGCACGGGCAATCGAACCGTCGGGGACACTGCACGCCGTGGACGTCCAATCGGAGATGGTCGAACACGTCCGAACGCGAATGCGACAGGAAGGGAACCCGAACGTCGAACCGATCCGCAGCGACGCACGATCGCTTCCGTATCCGGACGACACGTTCGACGCTGCGTATCTGATCTTAGTCCTCGGGGAAATTCCTGACCAAGAGCGAGCCCTCGACGAACTCGAGCGGGTTTTGAAACCCGACGGTCGACTCGTCATCGGTGAGTCTCTCCCCGACCCGCACTTCGTCGGGTTCGAAGGGCTGCGACGCCGTGTCGAACAGCGGGGACTGACGTTCGGCGCGCGCGTCGGAACGCGAGTTGGGTATTTCACCCGCTTTGACGCGGCTATTTCAGATCGGTCGGCCGACTCTGTCGAATGA
- a CDS encoding DUF302 domain-containing protein, whose translation MSYTLRTQVEGEFDDIVEKTIDTLEDEGFGVLCDIDVRETLKKKLDEDFRQYRILGACNPQLAHQGLEHDLELGTLLPCNVVVYDDDDGVVVSAVDPQRLIGVADDDELDPIGDDAYERFERVLESL comes from the coding sequence ATGTCCTATACGCTTCGTACACAAGTCGAAGGCGAGTTTGACGACATCGTCGAGAAAACGATCGACACCCTTGAGGACGAGGGGTTCGGCGTGCTCTGCGATATCGACGTCCGGGAAACGCTGAAAAAGAAACTCGACGAGGACTTCCGGCAGTATAGAATCCTGGGTGCGTGCAATCCGCAGTTGGCCCATCAGGGACTCGAGCACGATCTCGAACTCGGGACGTTGCTCCCGTGTAACGTCGTCGTGTACGACGATGACGACGGCGTCGTCGTTAGCGCGGTCGACCCGCAGCGTCTGATTGGTGTCGCTGACGACGACGAACTCGACCCGATCGGTGACGATGCTTACGAACGCTTCGAACGCGTTCTCGAGTCGTTATAG
- a CDS encoding rhodanese-like domain-containing protein, with translation MVNQISPERLADMIDSNESFTLVDTRPEDSYEGWRIHGAENIPFGPGNEFGDEELERVEEAKDGDTVVAICGKGLTSTPFSFELEQHGYDDVSVVKGGMEDWSKVYEVVPVETENDDLVILQLQRRAKGCLGYIVGSKRSESAVVIDPTRQTDQFKIVAEEAGLTIERVLDTHVHADHISGGPKLAAELDVPYHLGEHASERGVEYDYEPLTDGETIELGGIEIETLHTPGHTTEMVNYLVDGEALLTGDTLFVESVGRTELQFGDEDAASGAELLYESIHDTILELPEETRILPGHVSVTEDNQYEVGSPGELISARLGDLRDDLDLLGLDEDEFVDRLVDNAPDKPPNYERVIEINTGSEPPEDESEATELELGPNNCAA, from the coding sequence ATGGTGAACCAAATTTCCCCTGAACGGCTCGCGGATATGATTGACTCAAACGAGTCGTTCACGCTCGTCGATACGCGCCCTGAAGATAGTTACGAAGGCTGGCGTATTCACGGCGCCGAGAACATCCCGTTCGGTCCGGGCAACGAGTTCGGGGACGAGGAACTCGAGCGCGTTGAGGAGGCCAAAGACGGAGATACAGTAGTCGCGATCTGTGGAAAGGGGCTTACATCGACGCCGTTCAGCTTCGAACTCGAGCAACACGGCTACGACGACGTGTCCGTCGTGAAGGGCGGTATGGAGGATTGGAGCAAAGTCTACGAGGTCGTTCCTGTCGAGACCGAAAACGACGACCTCGTTATCCTTCAACTGCAGCGACGGGCAAAGGGTTGTCTCGGTTACATCGTCGGATCGAAACGTAGCGAATCGGCGGTCGTCATCGATCCGACCAGACAAACAGATCAGTTCAAGATCGTCGCCGAGGAGGCCGGACTCACGATCGAGCGCGTCCTCGACACTCACGTCCACGCCGACCACATCTCGGGCGGACCGAAACTGGCGGCGGAGCTGGACGTCCCCTACCATCTTGGAGAACACGCGAGCGAGCGGGGCGTCGAGTACGACTACGAACCCCTCACCGACGGCGAGACGATCGAACTCGGCGGGATCGAGATCGAAACGCTACATACGCCAGGGCACACGACCGAGATGGTCAACTATCTCGTCGATGGCGAGGCGCTGCTGACCGGCGACACGCTGTTCGTCGAGTCCGTCGGACGGACGGAGCTTCAGTTCGGCGATGAAGATGCGGCAAGCGGCGCCGAACTGCTATACGAATCGATTCACGACACCATCCTCGAGTTACCGGAGGAGACGCGGATCCTTCCGGGCCACGTGTCGGTCACGGAGGACAACCAATACGAGGTCGGCTCGCCTGGCGAACTGATCAGCGCTCGACTAGGTGACCTCCGCGACGACCTCGACCTGCTGGGACTGGACGAGGACGAGTTCGTGGACCGATTGGTCGACAATGCGCCCGACAAGCCACCGAACTACGAGCGCGTGATCGAGATCAACACGGGTTCGGAGCCACCTGAGGACGAGTCCGAGGCGACGGAACTCGAGTTAGGGCCAAATAACTGCGCGGCCTAG
- a CDS encoding bifunctional UDP-sugar hydrolase/5'-nucleotidase, translating into MDLDTEYMKEWKRLDGSDAADRDQGQVPDVVCLHVSDLHGQLVPEYHVYYDNPESSPDFDFGGNDRILRRGGGIPLLAGKLKEIRSATDETLTLMSGDTFHGTAVTTYTKGRAMLEPITEHVDPDVYVPGNWDFGNEAAEDRNLRNLMDELEAQVLANNLYGPDADGLLFDPYTIERANGVDVGIVGMTNVYVDRMAPAFHEGKYRFGKHPALLEEAAESVRNEGADVVLAVTEIGLPWAVQAAKDIESIDVLFSAHTHEYTHDPILIDKTETLVVESGTGDGLGRVDLHIDDDGVAFRHILYCLAEDHDYTSDPAPMAERTVADIRSPFFDDETSYERGDGTLERPLDTVVGRTEASLDRQSFLESDWNALFADALRTYFGTELAVTHGFRYGPAVPAGEITLEHLYQAFPMTAPVARGEAYGQQLLNHMEAFLTDNFTPYVYEQEDGRVRNYSSNVEVIIDPTAKRERRLVDLVVDGEPIDPEARYSIATFTRPGDPERDLGNCGFPFQDIDIEDGIVPVDVVVDYLEDYSPIDYEETTLVQTPDNGGWVQNTPADGPYPYVQPGVDYAGGDEYCETRLIPTRTRFPESGRNPYR; encoded by the coding sequence ATGGATCTCGACACGGAATACATGAAGGAGTGGAAACGGCTCGACGGATCGGACGCGGCTGACCGCGATCAGGGACAAGTACCGGACGTAGTCTGTCTCCACGTCAGCGACCTGCACGGCCAGCTCGTTCCCGAATATCACGTCTACTACGATAATCCCGAATCGAGCCCCGATTTCGACTTCGGTGGCAACGACCGGATCCTCCGGCGCGGCGGCGGGATCCCGCTGTTAGCCGGCAAACTCAAAGAGATCCGCTCGGCTACCGATGAGACGCTTACGCTGATGAGCGGCGACACGTTCCACGGCACCGCGGTGACGACGTACACGAAGGGCAGGGCGATGCTAGAACCGATAACCGAGCACGTCGATCCGGACGTGTACGTTCCGGGGAACTGGGACTTTGGGAACGAGGCCGCCGAGGACAGGAACCTGCGGAACCTGATGGACGAACTCGAGGCGCAGGTGTTAGCGAACAACCTCTACGGGCCAGATGCGGACGGGTTGCTGTTCGACCCCTACACGATTGAACGTGCGAACGGCGTCGACGTCGGAATCGTCGGGATGACGAACGTCTACGTCGACCGTATGGCGCCGGCGTTCCATGAGGGAAAGTACCGGTTCGGAAAACACCCAGCGTTGCTCGAGGAAGCCGCAGAATCCGTACGCAACGAGGGTGCCGATGTCGTCCTCGCGGTCACCGAGATCGGACTGCCGTGGGCCGTCCAAGCGGCGAAGGACATCGAGAGTATCGATGTTCTGTTCAGTGCGCATACTCACGAGTACACTCACGATCCGATCCTGATCGATAAGACGGAGACGCTCGTCGTCGAATCAGGAACGGGCGACGGACTTGGACGCGTGGACCTCCACATCGATGACGACGGCGTCGCATTTCGCCACATCCTCTATTGTCTCGCCGAAGACCACGACTACACATCCGACCCGGCACCGATGGCCGAACGGACGGTTGCGGATATTCGATCGCCGTTCTTCGACGACGAAACTTCCTACGAGCGAGGGGACGGAACCCTCGAGCGGCCGCTGGACACAGTCGTCGGGAGGACGGAGGCGTCGCTCGATCGACAATCGTTCCTCGAGAGCGACTGGAACGCGCTGTTCGCCGACGCACTACGAACGTACTTCGGCACCGAATTAGCGGTCACCCACGGCTTCCGTTACGGTCCAGCAGTTCCCGCCGGCGAGATAACGCTCGAGCACCTATATCAAGCGTTTCCGATGACCGCACCAGTGGCCCGCGGCGAAGCGTACGGTCAGCAGCTGCTGAACCACATGGAGGCGTTCCTCACTGACAACTTCACACCGTACGTTTACGAGCAAGAGGACGGTCGTGTCCGGAACTACTCTTCGAACGTGGAGGTGATCATCGATCCGACCGCGAAACGCGAACGCAGACTCGTCGATCTCGTCGTCGACGGGGAACCGATCGATCCCGAAGCGCGCTACTCGATCGCGACGTTTACCCGTCCCGGTGATCCCGAACGTGATCTCGGAAACTGCGGCTTCCCGTTCCAAGATATCGACATTGAAGACGGCATCGTTCCGGTTGACGTTGTCGTCGACTACCTCGAGGACTACTCGCCGATCGATTACGAGGAGACGACGCTCGTCCAGACGCCCGACAACGGCGGATGGGTCCAGAATACGCCCGCTGACGGACCATACCCGTACGTCCAACCGGGTGTTGATTACGCCGGCGGAGATGAGTACTGCGAGACGCGGTTAATCCCAACCAGGACCCGCTTCCCCGAGAGCGGACGAAATCCATACCGGTAG
- a CDS encoding aminotransferase class V-fold PLP-dependent enzyme — MQSSPTMTPTEFRADIPALQEGTYLNFGAHGPSPKYVVDAADEFVREHEYESPVGDHPYETAFRAFDRTRERVGSFVGANPDEIALTESTTAGINAVANAIDWQPGDIVVRTDLEHPAGILPWQRLEREGVEVRIVETEDGRIDLERFAEAVTDARVACFSAVTWTHGTQLPVGKLVDIAHDAGALALVDAVQVPGQLPMNVAEWGADAVAAAGHKWLLGLWGGGFLYVDRDVAEGFEPRTVGYRSVETPSDDPYKYAAGARRFEVGSANPAPHVALREAINVIDEVGIDQIEDRVRRLAGRLVDGVPVDRLLSPSVPESGLVTIDVDDPATTVERLAADGIVVRALPSPTAVRASVHAVNTANDIDRLLDGLEQEWESREHNAG, encoded by the coding sequence ATGCAATCGAGTCCGACGATGACGCCGACCGAGTTCAGGGCGGATATCCCTGCCTTACAGGAGGGAACCTATCTCAACTTCGGCGCTCACGGTCCAAGTCCGAAATATGTCGTCGATGCCGCCGACGAGTTCGTCCGCGAGCACGAGTACGAGTCACCGGTTGGCGACCACCCCTACGAGACGGCGTTCCGAGCGTTTGACCGGACTCGAGAGCGGGTCGGGTCGTTTGTCGGCGCCAACCCGGACGAGATCGCGCTCACCGAGAGTACGACGGCTGGGATCAACGCCGTCGCCAACGCGATCGACTGGCAGCCCGGCGACATCGTCGTGCGGACGGACCTCGAGCATCCCGCCGGAATCCTCCCGTGGCAACGCCTCGAGCGGGAAGGCGTCGAGGTTCGAATCGTCGAGACCGAGGACGGCCGCATCGATCTCGAGCGTTTCGCCGAGGCCGTCACGGATGCCAGAGTCGCCTGCTTCAGCGCGGTCACGTGGACCCACGGGACGCAGCTTCCGGTAGGGAAACTGGTTGATATCGCCCACGACGCTGGTGCGCTTGCGCTCGTCGACGCCGTACAGGTCCCCGGACAACTACCAATGAACGTCGCGGAGTGGGGTGCTGATGCGGTCGCTGCTGCCGGCCATAAGTGGCTGCTCGGGCTGTGGGGCGGCGGCTTCCTCTACGTCGACCGTGACGTCGCTGAGGGTTTCGAGCCGCGAACGGTCGGCTATCGAAGCGTCGAGACGCCATCCGACGATCCCTACAAGTACGCAGCCGGCGCACGTCGGTTCGAAGTTGGGTCAGCGAACCCGGCACCCCACGTCGCGCTCCGGGAAGCAATCAACGTGATCGATGAAGTCGGGATCGACCAGATCGAAGACCGCGTCCGCCGTCTCGCCGGTCGACTAGTAGACGGTGTCCCCGTTGACCGTCTTCTCAGCCCCTCAGTGCCGGAGTCGGGGCTCGTGACCATCGATGTTGACGATCCGGCGACGACGGTCGAACGGCTGGCTGCCGACGGGATCGTCGTTCGAGCACTGCCATCTCCGACCGCCGTTCGAGCGTCCGTCCACGCAGTCAATACTGCAAACGACATCGATCGACTGCTCGACGGACTGGAGCAAGAGTGGGAATCGCGGGAGCACAATGCAGGGTAA
- a CDS encoding DsrE family protein — protein MSELGGDDTGEQLGIVLETSDPERAWNAFRLGITALENGNDVSVFLLGDGVEAEEITDDQFDVRNRMEEFDEAGGELLACGTCLDIRNSDGSEVCPISTMNDLLEVVTTADRVLTIG, from the coding sequence ATGTCTGAACTAGGAGGCGACGACACTGGGGAACAATTGGGAATCGTACTCGAAACCAGCGACCCCGAACGCGCGTGGAACGCCTTTCGTCTTGGAATCACCGCACTAGAGAACGGAAACGACGTGTCAGTGTTCCTGCTCGGCGACGGTGTCGAAGCCGAGGAGATCACGGACGATCAGTTCGACGTACGGAATCGAATGGAGGAGTTTGACGAGGCCGGCGGGGAGTTGCTGGCCTGTGGCACCTGTCTGGACATCCGAAACAGCGATGGGAGCGAGGTCTGCCCAATCTCGACGATGAACGATCTCCTTGAGGTCGTGACGACTGCCGATCGAGTGCTGACGATCGGATAG
- a CDS encoding DUF302 domain-containing protein — MTLPIDPSQIDPDDIGAKQTTLEMDHEEAIERVREVFTDAGFGVPVEFSPSELLNEKVDADRDPYYVLGACNPSVADRALEATDGKLGALFPCNVVVWEEEPGQQRVYHVSIMRIARLVGIASNDDEMEDIVAETGELVDTAFEDL; from the coding sequence ATGACGCTACCAATCGATCCCAGTCAAATCGATCCGGACGACATCGGTGCGAAACAGACGACCCTCGAGATGGACCACGAGGAGGCGATCGAGCGCGTCCGCGAGGTATTCACCGACGCGGGGTTCGGCGTTCCCGTCGAGTTCTCGCCGTCGGAACTGCTCAACGAGAAGGTCGATGCCGACCGCGACCCCTACTACGTCCTCGGTGCGTGTAATCCGTCGGTCGCCGACCGGGCACTCGAGGCGACCGACGGGAAACTCGGTGCGCTGTTCCCGTGTAACGTCGTCGTCTGGGAGGAAGAACCCGGTCAACAGCGCGTCTACCACGTCTCGATCATGCGGATCGCGCGGCTCGTCGGAATAGCATCGAACGACGACGAGATGGAAGACATCGTGGCGGAGACCGGCGAACTGGTCGATACTGCGTTCGAGGACCTGTAA
- a CDS encoding class I SAM-dependent methyltransferase, protein MGYHTFDAERADKLEVAGRRYRFVSAEELLWALSLSPDDTVADLGSGTGFFTDDVAPHAGEVYAVDVQEEMHEYYREKGVPENVDLVTSDVSDLPFDDGGVDAAFSTMTYHEFSSDAALAEIRRVLAADGRLVVVDWAATGTGENGPPVDERYSADEAADALREVGFAIEHEAVRPETFLLIATLE, encoded by the coding sequence ATGGGATATCACACGTTCGACGCCGAGCGAGCGGACAAGTTAGAGGTGGCCGGACGGCGCTATCGGTTCGTCTCGGCCGAGGAGCTGCTGTGGGCGCTCTCGCTCTCGCCGGACGACACCGTCGCTGACCTCGGCAGTGGGACCGGCTTTTTCACCGACGACGTCGCACCACACGCCGGCGAGGTCTACGCGGTCGACGTTCAGGAGGAGATGCACGAGTACTACCGGGAGAAGGGCGTCCCGGAGAACGTCGATCTCGTGACCAGCGACGTGAGCGACCTGCCGTTCGACGACGGCGGCGTCGATGCCGCGTTCTCGACGATGACCTACCACGAGTTCTCGAGTGACGCGGCGCTGGCCGAAATTCGCCGGGTCCTCGCTGCCGACGGCCGACTCGTCGTCGTCGATTGGGCAGCCACCGGAACCGGCGAGAACGGGCCGCCGGTCGACGAGCGCTACAGCGCCGACGAGGCGGCGGACGCCCTCCGCGAGGTCGGGTTCGCCATCGAACACGAGGCCGTCCGACCGGAGACCTTCCTGCTGATCGCGACGCTCGAGTAA
- a CDS encoding thioredoxin domain-containing protein: protein MSLDQPSRRALVTGLVGTLSVGGAYYLTRSDDAAHDLSPSFHSSDETSNLGVELQGKPIMGASDAPLDIYYWTDFQCPFCEQFERETLPDLIRKYVEQGTVRIIFISLPYFGADSMTAAIGGKCVWDQVRDADPSTYWDWHAAIFEEQGEKNSGWATAENLLEYTRSVDGVDADSLESCLDDRRSALEDEINADSEQARSFGVGGTPTFSVFDPDSESVGTLVGAQPIERFDEAIERIRDA, encoded by the coding sequence CGTTACGGGTCTCGTTGGAACTCTCAGCGTCGGCGGTGCTTACTATCTCACACGATCCGACGACGCAGCTCACGACCTCTCCCCGTCGTTTCACTCGAGCGACGAGACATCGAACCTCGGCGTCGAATTGCAGGGGAAGCCGATTATGGGTGCGTCCGATGCACCGCTCGATATCTACTACTGGACGGACTTCCAGTGTCCGTTCTGCGAACAGTTCGAACGGGAGACGCTCCCCGACCTCATTCGAAAGTACGTCGAACAGGGTACGGTCCGAATCATATTCATCTCGCTGCCGTACTTCGGTGCTGACTCGATGACGGCCGCGATCGGCGGCAAGTGCGTATGGGACCAGGTTCGCGACGCCGACCCATCGACGTACTGGGACTGGCATGCGGCGATCTTCGAGGAACAGGGAGAGAAGAACTCCGGCTGGGCCACAGCCGAGAATCTCCTCGAGTACACGCGCTCGGTCGACGGCGTCGACGCCGACTCGCTCGAGTCGTGTCTCGACGATCGACGATCGGCGCTCGAAGACGAGATCAACGCGGATAGCGAGCAAGCACGCTCGTTTGGCGTTGGGGGGACGCCGACATTCTCCGTCTTCGATCCGGACTCCGAATCCGTCGGGACGCTCGTCGGCGCACAGCCCATCGAGCGCTTCGACGAGGCGATCGAACGGATCAGAGACGCGTAA